One window of the Actinomyces wuliandei genome contains the following:
- a CDS encoding NUDIX hydrolase, which yields MSSEKAPGKKTGIKSEKKGGGKAGKAGSSAGGKAGKSSKAAVRAAGALVWRERRGRLEVLVVHRPRYDDWSFPKGKVDPGESVRTCAVREVAEETGCHVVLGQPLTTVRYRLGDGTRKQVSYWAARLPPEGSAALRARAAVELASRREIDDVRWMGLKAARRHLTHARDRDLLGELVDLWEDGKLDTWTLVLVRHARAVKRSVWNRPRKRDTETDEATRPLTRDQGEGRAQALVPILSAYGVARVITSPWRRCADTVAPYAWAAGLEAEQVGSLTEAAHADKPKAVRTVVTHELRHPEAPVALCTHRPVLPTVMDVVAQVAPGRLLRSVPDRDPWLKTGEILVVHLARRPRGKVRAVAIEKQRPVLSEGR from the coding sequence ATGAGCAGCGAGAAGGCGCCGGGGAAGAAGACCGGGATCAAGAGTGAGAAGAAGGGGGGAGGCAAAGCTGGCAAGGCTGGGAGCAGCGCCGGGGGGAAGGCCGGGAAGAGCAGTAAGGCTGCGGTCCGTGCGGCCGGGGCGCTGGTGTGGCGTGAGAGGCGTGGGCGCCTGGAGGTCCTGGTGGTGCACCGTCCCCGCTACGACGACTGGTCCTTCCCCAAGGGGAAGGTCGATCCGGGTGAGTCGGTGCGCACCTGCGCAGTGCGGGAGGTCGCTGAGGAGACCGGGTGTCACGTGGTGCTGGGCCAGCCGCTGACGACTGTGCGCTACCGCCTGGGTGACGGCACGCGCAAGCAGGTCAGCTACTGGGCGGCCCGCCTGCCGCCTGAGGGCTCGGCGGCGCTGAGAGCGCGTGCGGCGGTGGAGCTCGCCTCGCGCAGGGAGATCGACGACGTGCGGTGGATGGGCCTCAAGGCGGCCCGCAGGCACCTGACCCACGCCCGGGACCGGGACCTGCTGGGTGAGCTGGTGGACCTGTGGGAGGACGGCAAGCTGGACACCTGGACGCTGGTCCTGGTGCGTCACGCGCGGGCAGTCAAGCGCTCGGTGTGGAACCGGCCTCGCAAGCGCGACACGGAGACTGACGAGGCCACTCGCCCCTTGACCCGTGACCAGGGTGAGGGCCGGGCGCAGGCACTGGTGCCGATCCTGTCTGCCTATGGGGTGGCGCGGGTCATCACTAGCCCGTGGAGGCGCTGCGCGGACACCGTGGCCCCCTACGCCTGGGCAGCCGGGCTGGAGGCGGAGCAGGTGGGCTCGCTCACCGAGGCCGCGCATGCCGACAAGCCCAAGGCGGTACGCACGGTAGTGACCCACGAGCTGCGCCACCCGGAGGCGCCGGTCGCCCTGTGCACCCACCGCCCGGTCCTGCCCACCGTCATGGACGTGGTGGCGCAGGTGGCGCCGGGTCGGCTGCTGCGCTCTGTGCCTGACCGGGACCCCTGGCTCAAGACCGGGGAGATCCTGGTGGTGCACCTGGCCCGCCGCCCCCGGGGCAAGGTGCGGGCGGTGGCGATCGAGAAGCAGCGTCCCGTCCTGTCCGAGGGGCGGTAG
- a CDS encoding RNA degradosome polyphosphate kinase: protein MTSHAPQPPVPLSAFLGGRAHSPASTAATGPQDPGESAEAVPPAPVEVPAGDPVAAPGEAATGGGGLPARPGSHAPSPDSGDEVERAREASDVEVSDVTDNGAEDARDAQVAEEHVIEAADPRDFADDSGPQYEDEDFEDLEEAGALLAPVAAGVAEASRGAAAEAARSAAAGSAPASLTPGSPAEAGQAPVPSPPDLPAPVPEPVLPPLESFEDRFTDRELTWMDFNERVLEQAEDRDLPLLERAWFLSIFSSNLDEFYMVRVAGLKRRIKAGITPVRASGLDAHQVLAQVTSRAKELTARQAALFQEDVRPALAEHGIEILMWDQLASEQQERLARYFRHHIFPVLTPLAVDPSHPFPYISGLSLNLAVILRNPRSGKEHFARIKVPDSLPRLVTVPGRELDASNKEAGTAFIPIEVVIGEHLDHLFPGMDILEHHFFRVTRNENLEVEEDDAENLLTAMERELERRRFGDSVRLEVEDTVSPFTRRYLARSLGLREEDVFALPAPLDLRCLNELHDLDIPALRYPRFVPVTASGLAAYESSTSPDIFAAMREHDVLLHHPYDSFSTSVQELVAQAAADPQVLAIKQTLYRTSGDSPIIDALIDAAEAGKQVVAVVEIKARFDEEANISWARKLERAGVHVVYGMVGLKIHCKLLLVVREEGDGLRRYCHVGTGNYHPRTARGYEDLGLLTTDRDVAQDLTTLFNQLSGYAPRARFRRLLVAPRSLRDGLVEHIDKEIANKRSGLPAWIRIKVNSIIDETVIDALYRASRAGVPVDVVVRGICGIRAGVPGLSENIRVRSILGRFLEHSRVYAFANGGDTVLYIGSADLMHRNLDRRVEALVRITDPAMLAQLERLVTRCVSDEVSSWHLNPDGTWTRHVSGADGSRLEDVQDCLMARARSRVKSRR, encoded by the coding sequence ATGACCAGCCACGCCCCTCAGCCTCCCGTCCCGCTGTCCGCCTTCCTCGGTGGTCGTGCCCACTCTCCTGCCTCCACGGCGGCCACTGGCCCGCAGGACCCGGGGGAGTCGGCGGAGGCGGTGCCGCCAGCCCCTGTGGAGGTTCCGGCTGGGGACCCTGTGGCGGCTCCGGGTGAGGCGGCGACAGGTGGCGGCGGCCTGCCTGCCCGGCCTGGTTCCCACGCCCCCAGCCCTGACAGCGGTGATGAGGTGGAGCGTGCCAGGGAGGCCTCCGATGTGGAGGTCTCCGACGTGACGGACAATGGGGCGGAGGACGCGCGGGACGCGCAGGTCGCTGAGGAGCACGTCATTGAGGCGGCTGACCCGCGCGACTTCGCCGACGACTCCGGTCCCCAGTACGAGGACGAGGACTTCGAGGACCTGGAGGAGGCTGGCGCCCTCCTGGCTCCGGTGGCGGCTGGTGTGGCTGAGGCGTCCCGCGGCGCTGCGGCCGAGGCGGCCCGCAGCGCCGCAGCGGGCTCGGCCCCTGCCAGCCTCACCCCTGGTAGCCCTGCGGAGGCGGGTCAGGCCCCCGTGCCCAGCCCTCCGGACCTTCCAGCCCCGGTCCCAGAGCCTGTCCTGCCGCCTCTGGAGTCCTTCGAGGACCGCTTCACCGACCGGGAGCTTACCTGGATGGACTTTAACGAGCGGGTCCTGGAGCAGGCGGAGGACCGTGACCTCCCCCTGCTGGAGCGTGCCTGGTTCCTGTCGATCTTCTCCTCCAACCTGGACGAGTTCTACATGGTGCGCGTGGCTGGGCTCAAGCGCCGCATCAAGGCCGGCATCACCCCGGTGCGCGCCTCAGGCCTGGACGCCCACCAGGTGCTCGCTCAGGTCACCTCCCGTGCCAAGGAGCTCACCGCCCGCCAGGCGGCTCTCTTCCAGGAGGACGTGCGCCCGGCCCTGGCCGAGCACGGTATCGAGATCCTCATGTGGGACCAGCTGGCCTCGGAGCAGCAGGAGCGGCTGGCCCGCTACTTCCGCCACCACATCTTCCCCGTCCTCACCCCTCTGGCCGTGGACCCCTCCCACCCCTTCCCCTACATCTCCGGCCTGTCCCTCAACCTCGCCGTCATCCTGCGCAACCCCCGCAGCGGCAAGGAGCACTTCGCCCGCATCAAGGTGCCGGACTCCCTGCCGCGCCTGGTGACCGTGCCCGGCCGCGAGCTCGACGCCTCCAACAAGGAGGCAGGAACGGCCTTCATCCCCATTGAGGTGGTCATTGGCGAGCACCTGGATCACCTCTTCCCCGGGATGGACATCCTGGAGCACCACTTCTTCCGGGTCACCCGCAACGAGAACCTGGAGGTGGAGGAGGACGACGCGGAGAACCTCCTGACCGCCATGGAGCGCGAGCTGGAGCGCCGCCGCTTCGGTGACTCGGTGCGTCTGGAGGTGGAGGACACCGTGTCCCCCTTCACCCGGCGCTACCTGGCCCGCTCCCTGGGACTGCGGGAGGAGGACGTCTTCGCCCTGCCTGCGCCGCTGGACCTGCGCTGCCTCAACGAGCTCCACGACCTGGACATCCCCGCGCTGAGGTACCCGCGCTTCGTGCCGGTCACCGCCTCTGGGCTGGCCGCCTACGAGTCCTCCACCTCACCGGACATCTTCGCGGCGATGCGTGAGCACGACGTCCTGCTCCACCACCCCTACGACTCCTTCTCCACCTCGGTCCAGGAGCTGGTGGCCCAGGCCGCCGCCGACCCCCAGGTTCTGGCTATCAAGCAGACGCTGTACCGTACCAGCGGGGACTCCCCGATCATCGACGCCCTCATCGACGCCGCCGAGGCCGGCAAGCAGGTGGTCGCGGTGGTGGAGATCAAGGCCCGCTTTGACGAGGAGGCCAACATCTCCTGGGCGCGCAAGCTGGAGCGGGCCGGGGTCCACGTGGTCTACGGCATGGTGGGGCTCAAGATCCACTGCAAGCTGCTCCTGGTGGTCCGGGAGGAGGGCGACGGCCTGCGTCGCTACTGCCACGTGGGTACCGGCAACTACCACCCCAGGACGGCTCGCGGCTACGAGGACCTGGGCCTGCTCACGACGGACCGCGATGTCGCCCAGGACCTGACTACCTTGTTCAACCAGCTCTCCGGCTACGCCCCACGGGCACGTTTCCGTCGTCTGCTGGTCGCCCCCCGCTCTCTGCGCGACGGCCTGGTGGAGCACATTGACAAGGAGATCGCCAACAAGCGCTCAGGCCTGCCTGCCTGGATCCGTATCAAGGTGAACTCCATCATTGACGAGACGGTGATCGACGCGCTCTACCGGGCTTCGCGTGCCGGGGTGCCCGTGGACGTCGTGGTGCGTGGTATCTGCGGTATCCGGGCCGGGGTGCCGGGCCTGAGCGAGAACATCCGGGTGCGCTCCATCCTGGGGCGCTTCCTGGAGCACTCGCGGGTCTACGCCTTCGCCAACGGGGGCGACACCGTGCTCTACATAGGCTCGGCCGACCTCATGCACCGCAACCTGGACCGCCGTGTGGAGGCCCTGGTCCGTATCACTGACCCCGCCATGCTGGCCCAGCTGGAGCGGCTGGTGACCCGTTGCGTCAGTGACGAGGTCTCCTCCTGGCACCTCAACCCCGACGGTACGTGGACCCGTCACGTGAGCGGGGCGGACGGCAGCCGCCTGGAGGACGTCCAGGACTGCCTCATGGCCCGGGCGCGCTCGCGGGTCAAGAGCCGTCGCTGA